Proteins from a single region of Apium graveolens cultivar Ventura chromosome 7, ASM990537v1, whole genome shotgun sequence:
- the LOC141674411 gene encoding uncharacterized protein LOC141674411, whose amino-acid sequence MDLMLEDLVEPLTIEVANQDRVSVSQFCPKCLLEIHGHSFSDDLIPFELGEFDVILGIDWLSQHKANIDCREKKIVMFTEDNAKVNFQGQRQEKKFLSILKAKKLFKQGCEAYLAHVVDTEKEIPNLDEIPIVREFPDVFQMSFQDFHQIVR is encoded by the coding sequence atggaTTTAATGTTAGAAGACTTGGTTGAACCTTTGACTATAGAAGTAGCTAATCAAGATAGAGTTTCAGTGAGTCAGTTTTGTCCTAAGTGTCTATTAGAAATCCACGGGCATTCTTTTTCGGATGacctaatacccttcgagttaGGAGAGTTCGACGTGATTTTAGGAATTGACTGGTTGTCCCAACATAAGGCAAACATTGATTGTAGGGAGAAGAAGATTGTGATGTTTACAGAGGATAATGCCAAGGTAAATTTTCAAGGACAAAGGCAggaaaagaaatttctctcgataTTGAAGGCAAAGAAATTATTCAAACAAGGATGTGAGGCTTACTTAGCCCATGTAGTAGACACTGAGAAAGAGATACCCAATTTGGACgagattccaatagtaagagaaTTTCCAGACGTTTTCCAGATGAGTTTCCAGGATTTCCACCAAATCGTGAGATGA